GAGACATTAGATGTCAAGAAATATAATAAATAATTGCTGCAAAATTACGCTCAAGAGAGGTATTACGGCGCTTTCAGTTAATCATGTCTGGATAGTTCACAACTCTCCAGGATAACATTCCCTTGTTAATTTGCACATTTCTTCCCctttttcaccaccaaCTTCCTTTTCAAGCCCTTCTAACACTCCATTTACGTTGGTAGGTACTTCATCTTGTCcgaatttgaatttggattGTATCGCAGTAATCTCGATTTCCAGGCCAACAATATTCTTTAGTTTTGCATCAATATACTTCTCAGGTGCATCCGATACTTTCCATTTCTCTTCATATCCCTCTCCTTCAGGTCTTTTACcctcttcttgattggtTATTTGATTCAGTTGCCTCAATAGCCATTCTTTGTCATCCCTGATGACCTTAGGCGTTCCATAAACGTGGACTGCAGCGAAGTTCCAGGTTGGAACATATTTGTGagttttcttctttaacGGATACCAAGCTGACGAGGTATATGAATCTACACTTTGGAATACGACGAGAACTTTTCCgaccttttcaagctgCTCAACTTGCTGGTTGTTAGCAGCGAGATGAGCAACAAGTTTATGACTTTCTCCATCCTTTCCTTCGACAAAGAAAAAAGGGACATGGGTTGCACACAGCTCTGAATCAACTTCCTGCAAAGATCCACCTCTCATGAATCCTAATAACCCACCTCCTGGCGAGGGATTCGCACTGAAAACAATCCCCAAAGGATACTTCTTGATGAGTTCCGCTTGCTTCGCTAAATCCGTGACTTCGTAGGCTTTCCTGATATACATGTCGGTTTGGGAGGTCAGAGGTTGTAGACCATTGGCGTCGAGCAAGCTCTCTTAAATaaattcattcattttACTGATGACTCTTCTCTTATCGATCCAATCTTATCATCAGTGGTCCCGTGGGAATTGAACGCAGAGCCCTTTGATTATTGACATTGGTGGGGCTGACATCGCTCGCTCGCTCGAGAAATGGaatgccaagaaactttcatcGATAAG
Above is a window of Torulaspora delbrueckii CBS 1146 chromosome 6, complete genome DNA encoding:
- the TDEL0F00570 gene encoding uncharacterized protein (similar to Saccharomyces cerevisiae YKL070W), translating into MYIRKAYEVTDLAKQAELIKKYPLGIVFSANPSPGGGLLGFMRGGSLQEVDSELCATHVPFFFVEGKDGESHKLVAHLAANNQQVEQLEKVGKVLVVFQSVDSYTSSAWYPLKKKTHKYVPTWNFAAVHVYGTPKVIRDDKEWLLRQLNQITNQEEGKRPEGEGYEEKWKVSDAPEKYIDAKLKNIVGLEIEITAIQSKFKFGQDEVPTNVNGVLEGLEKEVGGEKGEEMCKLTRECYPGEL